The Pelecanus crispus isolate bPelCri1 chromosome 7, bPelCri1.pri, whole genome shotgun sequence genome includes a window with the following:
- the RBM5 gene encoding RNA-binding protein 5 isoform X2: MGSDKRVSRTERSGRYGSIVEREDRDERESRSRRRDDYKRSSEERRGDRYDDYRDYDSPQRERERRNSDKSEDGYHSDGDYGEHDYRNDINDEKESKTIMLRGLPITVTENDIRELIESFEGPQPADVRLMKRKTGVSRGFAFVEFYHFQDATSWMEANQKKLVIQGKQIAMHYSNPRPKFEDWLCNKCCLYNFRRRLKCFRCGADKFDSEQEVPPGAAEAVQSVDYYCDTIILRNIAPHTVVESIMTALSPYASLAVNNIRLIKDKQTQQNRGFAFVQLSSAMDASQLLQILQSLQPPLKIDGKTIGVDFAKSARKDLLLPDGNRVSAFSVASTAIAAAQWSSTQPQTGEGSTLDYSYLQSGQDGYTQYAQYSQDYQQYYQNQGGVLDTDSATISGTPVTTTTAAVVSQSPQLYNQQTNSPDSPTQSAPPTTSTQAQTAPPTGVVPGTKYAVPDTSTYQYDESSGYYYDPITGLYYDPNSQYYYNALTQQYLYWDGEKETYMPAAEGITYQQTATTTTTKEVKEKKEKPKSKTAQQIAKDMERWAKSLNKQKENFKNSFQPLSTREEERKESAAADAGFALFEKKGALSERQQILPEVMKNGDDENPLKRGLVAAYSGDSDNDEDLLERMENEEEKLTDWKKMACLLCRRQFPNKDALIRHQQLSDLHKQNMDIYRRSKLSEQELEALELREREMKYRDRAAERREKYGIPEPPEPKRKKVYDAGTVNYEQPTKDGLDNSNIGNKMLQAMGWREGSGLGRKCQGITAPIEAQVRMRGAGLGAKGSSYGVSTADSYKDAVRKAMFARFTEME, encoded by the exons ATGGGCTCGGACAAGCG CGTGAGCAGGACGGAGCGGAGCGGCCGCTACGGCTCCATCGTGGAGAGGGAGGACCGTGATGAGCGGGAGTCCCGGAGCCGGCGCAGGGATGACTATAAGAGGTCCAGTGAGGAGCGCCGCGGTGACCGCTACGATGATTACCGCGACTACGACAGCC CTCAGAGGGAGCGGGAGCGCAGGAACAGTGACAAATCAGAAGATGGATACCATTCCGATGGCGACTACGGAGAGCACGACTACAGGAACGACATTAACgatgagaaagaaagcaaaaccatcaTGTTGCGTGGCCTTCCCATCACAGTTACAGAGAACGAT ATTCGGGAGCTTATTGAGTCCTTTGAAGGTCCTCAGCCTGCAGACGTGAGgctgatgaaaagaaaaacag GTGTAAGCCGTGGTTTCGCCTTCGTGGAGTTTTATCACTTTCAAGATGCTACCAGCTGGATGGAAGCCAATCAG aaaaagctgGTGATTCAAGGGAAGCAGATTGCGATGCACTACAGCAACCCCAGGCCTAAATTTGAGGACTGGCTTTGCAACAAG TGCTGCCTTTACAACTTCAGAAGGAGGCTAAAATGCTTCCGCTGTGGAGCGGACAAATTCG ATTCAGAACAGGAGGTGCCACCTGGAGCAGCAGAAGCCGTTCAGTCTGTGGATTATTACTGTGATA cCATCATTCTCCGAAACATTGCTCCTCACACAGTAGTGGAATCCATCATGACCGCCTTGTCTCCATATGCGTCTCTGGCAGTCAATAATATCCGTCTTATCAAAGACAAGCAGACTCAGCAAAATAGAGGCTTTGCGTTTGTGCAGCTGTCTTCTGCCATG GATGCTTCTCAACTGCTGCAGATTTTACAAAGTCTTCAGCCACCGTTAAAAATCGATGGCAAAACAATTGGTGTTGACTTTGCAAAGAGTGCCAGAAA AGACTTGCTTCTCCCAGACGGAAACAGAGTCAGCGCCTTCTCTGTGGCAAGTACAGCCATTGCTGCAGCTCAGTGGTCATCCACTCAG CCACAGACTGGAGAGGGCAGCACCCTTGACTACAGCTACCTGCAGTCAGGACAGGATGGCTACACACAGTATGCTCAG TACTCCCAGGACTATCAGCAGTACTACCAAAATCAAGGAGGAGTATTAGACACAGATTCAGCTACCATATCAGGTA CTCCGGTCACTACCACCACAGCTGCAGTTGTGTCCCAGAGTCCTCAGTTATATAATCAACAGACAAACTCACCTGACTCTCCG acACAATCAGCACCGCCTACTACTAGCACTCAGGCACAAACGGCTCCCCCGACTGGCGTAGTGCCTGGAACCAAGTACG ctgtcCCTGACACTTCCACCTACCAATATGATGAATCTTCAGGATACTATTATGATCCTATAACAGGGCTCTACTATGATCCTAATTCCCAG TATTACTACAATGCCTTAACCCAGCAGTACCTTTACTGGGATGGCGAAAAGGAGACTTACATGCCTGCTGCGGAAGGTATCACATACCAACAAACAGCTACCACAACCACCACCAAAgaagtgaaggagaagaaagagaagcctAAGAGTAAAACAGCTCAACAG ATTGCTAAAGACATGGAGCGCTGGGCAAAGAGTTTGAACAAGCAGAAAGAGAACTTCAAGAATAGCTTCCAGCCACTGAGCACCAGGGAGGAAGAGCGGAAAGAGTCGGCGGCTGCAGATGCAGGCTTTGCCCTCTTTGAGAAAAAG GGAGCTCTGTCTGAGAGACAGCAGATCTTGCCAGAGGTGATGAAAAATGGGGATGATGAAAATCCGCTGAAG CGTGGCCTTGTGGCTGCCTACAGTGGCGATAGTGATAATGATGAGGACTTACTGGAAAGAATGGAGAATGAGGAAGAGAAGCTGACTGACTGGAAGAAGATGGCTTGTCTGCTGTGTAGAAGGCAGTTCCCAAACAAAGATGCTCTGATTCGGCACCAGCAGCTGTCGGACTTGCACAAG CAAAACATGGATATCTATAGGAGATCAAAGCTTTCAGAGCAGGAACTTGAAGCCTTGGAGCTGCGTGAGCGAGAG ATGAAGTACAGAGACAGAGCAGCTGAGAGGCGGGAGAAGTACGGCATCCCAGAGCCCCCTGAGCCGAAGCGCAAGAAGGTCTATGATGCTGGCACAGT TAATTACGAGCAGCCCACCAAAGATGGCCTTGACAACAGTAATATAGGCAACAAGATGCTGCAGGCCATGGGCTGGAGGGAAGGCTCAGGCTTGGGAAGAAAATGTCAGGGCATCACAGCACCCATTGAG
- the RBM5 gene encoding RNA-binding protein 5 isoform X1 → MGSDKRVSRTERSGRYGSIVEREDRDERESRSRRRDDYKRSSEERRGDRYDDYRDYDSRDYDSRDYDSRDSRDCRDYDSRDYDSRDSRDCRDYDSRDSRDCRDYDSRDCRDYDSRDSRDYDCRDYDSRDCRDYDSRDSRDYDSRDYDRDYDSRDYDSPERERERRNSDKSEDGYHSDGDYGEHDYRNDINDEKESKTIMLRGLPITVTENDIRELIESFEGPQPADVRLMKRKTGVSRGFAFVEFYHFQDATSWMEANQKKLVIQGKQIAMHYSNPRPKFEDWLCNKCCLYNFRRRLKCFRCGADKFDSEQEVPPGAAEAVQSVDYYCDTIILRNIAPHTVVESIMTALSPYASLAVNNIRLIKDKQTQQNRGFAFVQLSSAMDASQLLQILQSLQPPLKIDGKTIGVDFAKSARKDLLLPDGNRVSAFSVASTAIAAAQWSSTQPQTGEGSTLDYSYLQSGQDGYTQYAQYSQDYQQYYQNQGGVLDTDSATISGAPVTTTTAAVVSQSPQLYNQQTNSPDSPTQSAPPTTSTQAQTAPPTGVVPGTKYAVPDTSTYQYDESSGYYYDPITGLYYDPNSQYYYNALTQQYLYWDGEKETYMPAAEGITYQQTATTTTTKEVKEKKEKPKSKTAQQIAKDMERWAKSLNKQKENFKNSFQPLSTREEERKESAAADAGFALFEKKGALSERQQILPEVMKNGDDENPLKRGLVAAYSGDSDNDEDLLERMENEEEKLTDWKKMACLLCRRQFPNKDALIRHQQLSDLHKQNMDIYRRSKLSEQELEALELREREMKYRDRAAERREKYGIPEPPEPKRKKVYDAGTVNYEQPTKDGLDNSNIGNKMLQAMGWREGSGLGRKCQGITAPIEAQVRMRGAGLGAKGSSYGVSTADSYKDAVRKAMFARFTEME, encoded by the exons ATGGGCTCGGACAAGCG CGTGAGCAGGACGGAGCGGAGCGGCCGCTACGGCTCCATCGTGGAGAGGGAGGACCGTGATGAGCGGGAGTCCCGGAGCCGGCGCAGGGATGACTATAAGAGGTCCAGTGAGGAGCGCCGCGGTGACCGCTACGATGATTACCGCGACTACGACAGCCGGGACTACGACAGCCGAGACTACGACAGCCGCGATAGCCGAGACTGCCGGGACTACGATAGCCGGGACTACGACAGTCGCGACAGCCGGGATTGCAGGGACTACGACAGTCGTGATAGCCGGGACTGCCGAGACTACGACAGCCGGGATTGCCGTGACTACGACAGCCGAGACAGCCGGGACTACGATTGTCGGGACTACGACAGCCGGGATTGCCGAGACTACGACAGTCGCGACAGCCGAGACTACGATAGCCGAGACTATGACAGAGACTACGATAGTCGCGACTATGATAGCCCTGAG AGGGAGCGGGAGCGCAGGAACAGTGACAAATCAGAAGATGGATACCATTCCGATGGCGACTACGGAGAGCACGACTACAGGAACGACATTAACgatgagaaagaaagcaaaaccatcaTGTTGCGTGGCCTTCCCATCACAGTTACAGAGAACGAT ATTCGGGAGCTTATTGAGTCCTTTGAAGGTCCTCAGCCTGCAGACGTGAGgctgatgaaaagaaaaacag GTGTAAGCCGTGGTTTCGCCTTCGTGGAGTTTTATCACTTTCAAGATGCTACCAGCTGGATGGAAGCCAATCAG aaaaagctgGTGATTCAAGGGAAGCAGATTGCGATGCACTACAGCAACCCCAGGCCTAAATTTGAGGACTGGCTTTGCAACAAG TGCTGCCTTTACAACTTCAGAAGGAGGCTAAAATGCTTCCGCTGTGGAGCGGACAAATTCG ATTCAGAACAGGAGGTGCCACCTGGAGCAGCAGAAGCCGTTCAGTCTGTGGATTATTACTGTGATA cCATCATTCTCCGAAACATTGCTCCTCACACAGTAGTGGAATCCATCATGACCGCCTTGTCTCCATATGCGTCTCTGGCAGTCAATAATATCCGTCTTATCAAAGACAAGCAGACTCAGCAAAATAGAGGCTTTGCGTTTGTGCAGCTGTCTTCTGCCATG GATGCTTCTCAACTGCTGCAGATTTTACAAAGTCTTCAGCCACCGTTAAAAATCGATGGCAAAACAATTGGTGTTGACTTTGCAAAGAGTGCCAGAAA AGACTTGCTTCTCCCAGACGGAAACAGAGTCAGCGCCTTCTCTGTGGCAAGTACAGCCATTGCTGCAGCTCAGTGGTCATCCACTCAG CCACAGACTGGAGAGGGCAGCACCCTTGACTACAGCTACCTGCAGTCAGGACAGGATGGCTACACACAGTATGCTCAG TACTCCCAGGACTATCAGCAGTACTACCAAAATCAAGGAGGAGTATTAGACACAGATTCAGCTACCATATCAG GAGCTCCGGTCACTACCACCACAGCTGCAGTTGTGTCCCAGAGTCCTCAGTTATATAATCAACAGACAAACTCACCTGACTCTCCG acACAATCAGCACCGCCTACTACTAGCACTCAGGCACAAACGGCTCCCCCGACTGGCGTAGTGCCTGGAACCAAGTACG ctgtcCCTGACACTTCCACCTACCAATATGATGAATCTTCAGGATACTATTATGATCCTATAACAGGGCTCTACTATGATCCTAATTCCCAG TATTACTACAATGCCTTAACCCAGCAGTACCTTTACTGGGATGGCGAAAAGGAGACTTACATGCCTGCTGCGGAAGGTATCACATACCAACAAACAGCTACCACAACCACCACCAAAgaagtgaaggagaagaaagagaagcctAAGAGTAAAACAGCTCAACAG ATTGCTAAAGACATGGAGCGCTGGGCAAAGAGTTTGAACAAGCAGAAAGAGAACTTCAAGAATAGCTTCCAGCCACTGAGCACCAGGGAGGAAGAGCGGAAAGAGTCGGCGGCTGCAGATGCAGGCTTTGCCCTCTTTGAGAAAAAG GGAGCTCTGTCTGAGAGACAGCAGATCTTGCCAGAGGTGATGAAAAATGGGGATGATGAAAATCCGCTGAAG CGTGGCCTTGTGGCTGCCTACAGTGGCGATAGTGATAATGATGAGGACTTACTGGAAAGAATGGAGAATGAGGAAGAGAAGCTGACTGACTGGAAGAAGATGGCTTGTCTGCTGTGTAGAAGGCAGTTCCCAAACAAAGATGCTCTGATTCGGCACCAGCAGCTGTCGGACTTGCACAAG CAAAACATGGATATCTATAGGAGATCAAAGCTTTCAGAGCAGGAACTTGAAGCCTTGGAGCTGCGTGAGCGAGAG ATGAAGTACAGAGACAGAGCAGCTGAGAGGCGGGAGAAGTACGGCATCCCAGAGCCCCCTGAGCCGAAGCGCAAGAAGGTCTATGATGCTGGCACAGT TAATTACGAGCAGCCCACCAAAGATGGCCTTGACAACAGTAATATAGGCAACAAGATGCTGCAGGCCATGGGCTGGAGGGAAGGCTCAGGCTTGGGAAGAAAATGTCAGGGCATCACAGCACCCATTGAG